A DNA window from Setaria viridis chromosome 2, Setaria_viridis_v4.0, whole genome shotgun sequence contains the following coding sequences:
- the LOC117846243 gene encoding uncharacterized protein isoform X3, with translation MKHWDERMSQCSVLVLPRRTRPLVPFRRLLRLPDNKWKVKVPAAVKVSIINALRSLQDGRLRHGAESLRQSEVGQRFLWACNAEGTSDTILTWHIATCILEMKCPYRPDHKQQGSPNSNSDHKIAATHLSRYCAYLMTWCPDLLPDNSAWSKSLYEAVKKDAECALTEIPAAGSMTPEDEYLRVVQLLSANSKHEVLKKGVKLGKQLVVEMINVEETVWKLLAHFWSEMILYVAPSDNLKEHSEAIARGGELVTLIWALLFHAGIANSPGENEKNAATGGGV, from the coding sequence ATGAAGCACTGGGATGAAAGAATGAGCCAGTGCTCAGTCCTGGTACTTCCACGGAGAACAAGGCCACTAGTTCCTTTCAGGCGTCTCCTCCGCTTGCCAGACAACAAGTGGAAGGTCAAGGTACCAGCAGCTGTGAAGGTTAGCATCATCAATGCACTAAGAAGTCTTCAAGATGGACGTTTGCGGCATGGTGCAGAATCTCTACGACAAAGCGAAGTTGGACAAAGATTCCTCTGGGCTTGCAATGCAGAAGGTACATCTGATACCATCCTTACATGGCATATTGCCACATGCATCCTTGAAATGAAGTGCCCGTACCGACCTGATCATAAGCAACAGGGTTCCCCAAATTCCAATTCTGATCATAAGATTGCAGCCACTCACCTGTCACGATATTGCGCATACCTGATGACCTGGTGTCCGGATTTGCTTCCTGACAACAGTGCATGGAGCAAGAGCCTGTATGAGGCAGTCAAGAAGGATGCAGAATGTGCCCTCACCGAGATCCCTGCGGCAGGGTCGATGACTCCCGAGGACGAGTACTTGCGGGTGGTTCAGCTACTGAGTGCAAACTCCAAGCATGAGGTGCTCAAGAAGGGCGTGAAGCTAGGAAAGCAGCTGGTGGTGGAGATGATCAACGTTGAGGAGACGGTGTGGAAATTGCTGGCTCATTTTTGGTCAGAGATGATTCTGTACGTCGCGCCATCAGACAACCTGAAAGAGCACTCGGAGGCCATTGCCAGGGGTGGCGAGCTTGTAACACTGATCTGGGCGTTGCTGTTTCATGCCGGTATTGCAAACAGTCCAGGTGAGAACGAGAAAAATGCTGCTACTGGTGGTGGTGTTTAa
- the LOC117846243 gene encoding uncharacterized protein isoform X2, with amino-acid sequence MGKSLLDMVPLLLVLVLAVTAEVRDVASYVCSNWTKVTLIWKYLHRASPQHSLFVQKWVCLLLRCTCKLMKHWDERMSQCSVLVLPRRTRPLVPFRRLLRLPDNKWKVKVPAAVKVSIINALRSLQDGRLRHGAESLRQSEVGQRFLWACNAEGTSDTILTWHIATCILEMKCPYRPDHKQQGSPNSNSDHKIAATHLSRYCAYLMTWCPDLLPDNSAWSKSLYEAVKKDAECALTEIPAAGSMTPEDEYLRVVQLLSANSKHEVLKKGVKLGKQLVVEMINVEETVWKLLAHFWSEMILYVAPSDNLKEHSEAIARGGELVTLIWALLFHAGIANSPGENEKNAATGGGV; translated from the coding sequence ATGGGAAAATCGCTTTTAGATATGGTGCCACTACTTTTGGTTCTTGTGCTAGCCGTGACAGCTGAGGTCAGGGATGTTGCTTCCTACGTTTGCTCCAACTGGACAAAAGTAACTCTTATATGGAAATACCTACACCGGGCCTCTCCACAACATTCTCTTTTCGTGCAGAAATGGGTTTGTCTTTTGTTGCGATGTACATGCAAGCTGATGAAGCACTGGGATGAAAGAATGAGCCAGTGCTCAGTCCTGGTACTTCCACGGAGAACAAGGCCACTAGTTCCTTTCAGGCGTCTCCTCCGCTTGCCAGACAACAAGTGGAAGGTCAAGGTACCAGCAGCTGTGAAGGTTAGCATCATCAATGCACTAAGAAGTCTTCAAGATGGACGTTTGCGGCATGGTGCAGAATCTCTACGACAAAGCGAAGTTGGACAAAGATTCCTCTGGGCTTGCAATGCAGAAGGTACATCTGATACCATCCTTACATGGCATATTGCCACATGCATCCTTGAAATGAAGTGCCCGTACCGACCTGATCATAAGCAACAGGGTTCCCCAAATTCCAATTCTGATCATAAGATTGCAGCCACTCACCTGTCACGATATTGCGCATACCTGATGACCTGGTGTCCGGATTTGCTTCCTGACAACAGTGCATGGAGCAAGAGCCTGTATGAGGCAGTCAAGAAGGATGCAGAATGTGCCCTCACCGAGATCCCTGCGGCAGGGTCGATGACTCCCGAGGACGAGTACTTGCGGGTGGTTCAGCTACTGAGTGCAAACTCCAAGCATGAGGTGCTCAAGAAGGGCGTGAAGCTAGGAAAGCAGCTGGTGGTGGAGATGATCAACGTTGAGGAGACGGTGTGGAAATTGCTGGCTCATTTTTGGTCAGAGATGATTCTGTACGTCGCGCCATCAGACAACCTGAAAGAGCACTCGGAGGCCATTGCCAGGGGTGGCGAGCTTGTAACACTGATCTGGGCGTTGCTGTTTCATGCCGGTATTGCAAACAGTCCAGGTGAGAACGAGAAAAATGCTGCTACTGGTGGTGGTGTTTAa
- the LOC117846243 gene encoding uncharacterized protein isoform X1, with amino-acid sequence MAGGNLITNCSTAGFDQCSSNTLCSVDDIIKATFHKSIRGQIWRVNALVLAGGVLAGVIVGIGAWVQRYRHRPITRFIFLGATTLFLPIISSVISTIGVHPDYLIPLPSDSSGKELSALAATCRPTHSAALVVWAFLVQIVMINTSTIVSVDDREGESKGPPFELLVQGAWTLYLGGSLIKQFPNQFLFKDLLFDSVFPFALLCAKLALKYYAFEKARRSFALRRNPGLVFVYMQQVGAQEANQNREPRVGGEASPPPLLLMGEDELQVEKHPCGYVFKDGLGTRLVNNTGLVTIDMVWHMDSMLPISTPQLKDICLSYALFKLLRCQFARYKLINSGSMGTVTFFRSLLLKVGEHDRVFAVIADELSFAHDYY; translated from the coding sequence ATGGCTGGAGGGAATCTGATCACAAATTGCTCCACCGCGGGATTCGACCAATGCTCCTCCAACACGCTTTGTTCAGTCGATGACATCATCAAGGCAACCTTCCACAAGAGCATTAGAGGGCAGATATGGCGGGTTAACGCGCTGGTACTCGCTGGAGGTGTCCTAGCAGGAGTCATCGTTGGGATAGGAGCCTGGGTTCAGCGGTACCGCCACCGCCCCATCACCCGCTTTATCTTCCTCGGAGCCACCACATTGTTTTTGCCTATCATCTCCTCTGTCATCTCTACCATTGGCGTGCATCCTGATTATCTCATTCCCTTACCATCAGACAGCAGTGGCAAGGAGCTGTCAGCGTTGGCCGCGACATGCAGACCCACTCACTCGGCCGCCCTTGTAGTGTGGGCGTTCCTTGTTCAGATAGTTATGATCAACACTAGCACAATAGTCTCTGTTGATGACAGAGAAGGTGAAAGCAAAGGCCCTCCTTTCGAGCTGCTTGTACAGGGGGCATGGACCCTTTACCTTGGTGGCAGCCTCATCAAGCAGTTCCCGAATCAGTTCTTATTTAAAGATCTGTTATTCGATTCAGTCTTCCCATTTGCTCTCCTTTGTGCCAAATTGGCACTGAAATATTATGCCTTTGAGAAGGCACGGCGATCCTTTGCACTCAGACGCAATCCCGGACTGGTTTTTGTTTACATGCAACAGGTTGGAGCACAAGAAGCAAATCAAAATCGTGAACCACGAGTAGGTGGGGAAGCATCCCCTCCCCCACTCTTGCTTATGGGAGAGGACGAATTACAAGTGGAGAAGCATCCTTGCGGGTATGTGTTCAAGGATGGCTTGGGGACAAGGTTGGTCAACAACACTGGCTTAGTGACAATAGACATGGTTTGGCACATGGATAGCATGCTTCCAATCTCAACGCCACAACTAAAAGATATATGCTTGTCCTATGCATTGTTCAAGTTGTTGCGGTGTCAGTTTGCTAGGTACAAGCTCATCAATTCTGGCTCAATGGGGACCGTTACCTTTTTCCGGAGCTTGTTGCTCAAGGTTGGTGAACATGACAGGGTGTTTGCGGTGATTGCGGATGAGCTTTCATTTGCTCATGATTATTATTAA